A window from Montipora capricornis isolate CH-2021 chromosome 7, ASM3666992v2, whole genome shotgun sequence encodes these proteins:
- the LOC138055258 gene encoding uncharacterized protein, with translation MYVSNLDSENEIFCFLPDPLNTSDFSPAEEVLVVISKWLEQLEIGNLAELTFGELASSLIEKSSVLPVLQCIYDKFFKSCRFPHHESVVNEWFDLPGDERTRNQRVRAINIEKEARMSWKGSTIINQLKLDELQLSWEDDNFEILFHGTNHESSEAIKDGIDLRKGGRGLEFSHRDGFYVFKDSFEATCWAASNFTYRDSAVFVFQVRKSELRGDDNEKGYNLTGNDKKREWKELVRTFRSAKPSKKFLKTLSGYDFIEGPVATYGRKSFENYPTPKEGSYQLCVRSFECAELFNRSLYAVVYINVAS, from the coding sequence ATGTATGTATCGAATTTAGACTCcgaaaatgaaatattttgctttttaCCAGATCCGTTGAATACAAGTGACTTCTCGCCAGCAGAAGAGGTCCTCGTTGTCATTTCCAAATGGCTGGAGCAACTGGAAATTGGAAATTTAGCGGAATTAACATTTGGCGAATTGGCTTCTTCTCTTATCGAAAAATCTTCCGTTTTACCTGTGCTTCAGTGCATTTACGATAAATTCTTCAAATCTTGCCGTTTTCCACATCACGAGAGCGTCGTTAATGAATGGTTTGATCTACCCGGTGATGAAAGAACGCGAAATCAGAGAGTAAGGGCCATAAACATCGAGAAAGAAGCGAGAATGTCTTGGAAAGGCTCCACCATAATTAACCAGCTAAAACTGGATGAGCTGCAGTTGAGTTGGGAGGATGACAATTTTGAAATTCTGTTTCACGGAACAAATCATGAGAGCTCTGAAGCAATCAAAGACGGTATTGACTTGAGGAAAGGAGGAAGAGGACTGGAATTCAGTCACCGCGATGGCTTCTACGTCTTCAAAGACAGTTTTGAAGCAACGTGCTGGGCAGCTTCCAACTTCACTTATCGGGATTCCGCTGTATTTGTCTTTCAAGTGAGGAAGTCTGAACTGCGTGGGGATGACAACGAAAAAGGCTACAATTTGACGGGGAATGACAAGAAGAGAGAATGGAAAGAACTGGTCAGAACATTTCGAAGTGCGAAACCTTCCAAAAAATTTCTCAAAACTTTGTCGGGGTACGACTTTATTGAAGGGCCTGTGGCCACCTATGGTagaaaaagttttgaaaattacCCAACTCCAAAAGAAGGCTCCTATCAACTCTGTGTACGTAGCTTCGAATGTGCCGAGCTGTTCAACAGAAGCCTTTATGCAGTGGTCTACATTAACGTCGCTTCTTAA